In Synechococcus sp. CC9616, the following are encoded in one genomic region:
- a CDS encoding DNA polymerase III subunit alpha: MAFVPLHNHSDYSLLDGASQLPGMVERAQQLGMPAVALTDHGVMYGAIELLKLCKGTDLKPIIGNEMYVINGSIDDPQQKKEKRYHLVVLAKNATGYRNLVKLTSISHLRGMRGRGIFSRACIDKHLLKQYSEGLIVATACLGGEIPQAILRGRPEVARDVARWYQNIFGEDFYLEIQDHGSPEDRIVNVEIVKIARELGIELVATNDAHYLSKQDVEAHDALLCVLTGKLISDEKRLRYTGTEYIKSEEEMKRLFADHLEPTVVEEAIANTVKVAEKVEAYDILGHYQMPRFPIPEGHTAVTYLREVTEQGLRDRLELNADSAIDPLYADRMAHELQIMEQMGFPTYFLVVWDYIRFAREQNIPVGPGRGSAAGSLVAYALGITNIDPVSNGLLFERFLNPERKSMPDIDTDFCIERRGEVIDYVTERYGEDKVAQIITFNRMTSKAVLKDVARVLDIPYGDADRLAKLIPVVRGKPAKLKAMIGSESPNPEFREKYESDPTVKRWVDMAMRIEGTNKTFGVHAAGVVIAADPLDELVPLQRNNDGQVITQYFMEDVESMGLLKMDFLGLKNLTMIDKTLELVEVSSGERVDPDRLPPQDPDTFALLARGDLEGIFQLESSGMRQIVRDLKPSSLEDISSILALYRPGPLDAGLIPKFINRKHGREAIDFAHTTLEPILSETYGIMVYQEQIMRIAQDLAGYSLGQADLLRRAMGKKKVSEMQKHRGIFVKGASERGVAESISDELFDQMVLFAEYCFNKSHSTAYGAVTYQTAYLKAHYPVAYMAALLTVNAGAADKVQRYISNCNAMGIEVLPPDVNASRIDFTPTGERILFGLSAVRNLGDGAIRQLISERECGGAFRSLADLCDRLSSSALNRRGLEALIHCGALDALDHSGNRAQLMADLDLLLDWASSRAKDRDSGQGNLFDLMAGSTQDDDGPADLSLAPKASPVADYPPAEKLRLEKDLVGFYLSDHPLKQLTAPAKLLAPIGLGSLEEQPDKTKVSAIAMISELRQVTTRKGDRMAILQLEDLTGSCEAVVFPKSYARLSDHLIAETRLLVWAGVDRRDERVQLIIDDCRAIDDVQLLLVELSGEQASDITVQHKLRECLQQHRPDREELGIKVPVIAAVRLGESVRYVRLGSQFCVRDPLSASRALQSEQFSARCSGQLVTG; encoded by the coding sequence ATGGCTTTTGTACCACTCCATAACCACAGCGATTACAGCCTTCTGGACGGGGCATCGCAGCTGCCTGGCATGGTGGAGCGGGCTCAGCAGCTGGGAATGCCTGCCGTTGCGCTAACCGATCACGGCGTCATGTACGGCGCCATCGAGTTGCTGAAGTTGTGCAAAGGCACCGATCTCAAGCCGATCATCGGCAATGAGATGTACGTGATCAATGGCTCAATCGACGATCCGCAGCAAAAAAAGGAAAAGCGTTATCACCTGGTTGTTCTTGCCAAGAACGCCACGGGTTACCGAAATCTGGTGAAGCTAACCAGCATCAGTCATCTGCGAGGCATGCGTGGCCGTGGAATTTTTTCGCGTGCCTGCATTGATAAGCATCTCCTCAAGCAATACAGCGAGGGCTTAATCGTGGCGACGGCCTGTCTGGGAGGGGAGATCCCACAAGCGATTCTTCGCGGTAGGCCTGAAGTTGCCCGTGATGTGGCGCGTTGGTATCAGAACATCTTTGGAGAGGATTTCTATCTTGAGATCCAGGATCATGGCTCTCCGGAAGATCGGATTGTCAACGTCGAGATCGTCAAAATCGCCCGTGAACTTGGAATCGAATTGGTGGCGACAAATGATGCCCACTACCTCAGCAAGCAGGACGTTGAGGCCCATGACGCCTTGCTTTGCGTGCTGACTGGCAAGCTGATCAGCGACGAGAAACGACTTCGCTACACCGGCACCGAATACATCAAGAGTGAAGAGGAGATGAAACGTCTCTTCGCCGATCACTTGGAGCCAACGGTTGTCGAGGAAGCTATCGCCAACACCGTCAAGGTGGCTGAGAAAGTGGAGGCGTACGACATCCTCGGCCACTATCAGATGCCGAGATTCCCGATCCCAGAGGGTCACACTGCTGTGACGTACCTGCGAGAGGTCACCGAGCAGGGCTTGCGCGATCGCCTGGAGTTGAACGCTGATTCAGCGATCGATCCCCTGTATGCCGATCGCATGGCCCATGAATTGCAGATCATGGAGCAGATGGGCTTTCCCACCTATTTCCTGGTGGTGTGGGATTACATCCGCTTCGCACGAGAGCAGAACATCCCAGTTGGTCCTGGACGGGGATCCGCTGCAGGGTCACTCGTGGCCTACGCCCTTGGAATCACCAACATCGATCCAGTGAGCAATGGCCTTTTGTTTGAGAGATTCCTGAACCCTGAGCGCAAGTCGATGCCAGATATCGACACCGATTTCTGCATCGAGCGCCGAGGCGAGGTGATCGACTACGTCACGGAGCGCTACGGGGAAGACAAGGTTGCACAGATCATCACCTTCAACCGGATGACCTCCAAAGCTGTGCTCAAGGACGTTGCCCGCGTGCTGGACATTCCATATGGCGATGCAGACAGGCTGGCGAAACTGATTCCAGTGGTTCGTGGGAAGCCAGCAAAACTCAAGGCGATGATCGGCTCGGAGTCTCCAAATCCTGAGTTTCGCGAAAAGTACGAATCCGATCCGACGGTGAAACGCTGGGTCGATATGGCGATGCGAATCGAAGGTACCAACAAGACGTTTGGTGTTCACGCCGCCGGTGTGGTGATCGCAGCTGATCCTCTCGACGAGTTGGTGCCGCTGCAACGCAACAACGATGGTCAGGTGATCACCCAGTACTTCATGGAGGACGTGGAGTCGATGGGTCTTCTGAAGATGGATTTTCTGGGGCTCAAGAACCTCACGATGATCGACAAAACTCTTGAGCTGGTAGAGGTGAGCAGTGGAGAACGGGTAGATCCAGACCGCTTGCCCCCCCAGGATCCCGATACCTTTGCCTTGCTCGCACGGGGGGATCTCGAGGGTATTTTTCAGCTTGAGTCCAGTGGCATGCGTCAGATCGTCCGTGATCTCAAGCCGTCATCCCTGGAGGACATTTCCTCGATCCTTGCTCTTTACCGTCCCGGTCCATTGGATGCAGGGCTGATTCCCAAGTTCATCAACCGCAAACACGGACGCGAGGCGATCGACTTCGCCCACACCACTCTTGAACCGATCCTCAGTGAGACCTACGGAATCATGGTCTACCAGGAGCAGATCATGCGAATTGCCCAGGATCTTGCTGGTTACTCCCTGGGTCAGGCCGATCTGCTGCGCCGAGCAATGGGCAAGAAAAAGGTGTCCGAAATGCAGAAGCATCGTGGAATTTTCGTCAAAGGGGCATCAGAACGAGGGGTTGCCGAGTCGATTTCTGATGAATTGTTCGATCAGATGGTTCTCTTTGCTGAGTACTGCTTCAACAAAAGCCACTCCACTGCTTATGGAGCGGTGACTTATCAAACGGCATATCTGAAGGCCCACTATCCCGTGGCTTACATGGCAGCTTTGCTCACGGTGAATGCTGGGGCTGCGGACAAAGTTCAGCGCTACATCTCCAACTGCAACGCCATGGGGATTGAAGTGCTGCCGCCCGATGTGAACGCGTCGAGAATTGATTTCACTCCCACCGGAGAACGTATTTTGTTCGGCCTCTCGGCCGTTCGAAATCTCGGAGATGGAGCGATCCGCCAATTGATCTCAGAGAGAGAGTGTGGTGGGGCCTTCCGTTCCTTGGCTGATCTCTGCGATCGATTGTCATCTTCCGCACTTAACAGACGTGGCCTTGAGGCCTTGATTCACTGCGGTGCTTTGGACGCGCTTGATCACAGTGGCAACCGCGCCCAGTTGATGGCTGATCTGGATCTTCTGCTTGATTGGGCATCATCAAGGGCGAAGGATCGGGATAGTGGTCAGGGCAACCTGTTTGATCTGATGGCAGGTTCAACGCAGGATGATGACGGTCCGGCTGATCTGAGCCTGGCTCCCAAGGCCTCTCCTGTTGCCGACTATCCCCCTGCCGAGAAGCTGCGTCTCGAGAAGGATCTTGTCGGCTTCTACCTATCGGATCATCCCCTTAAACAACTCACAGCCCCGGCAAAGCTGCTTGCTCCGATTGGTCTCGGTTCCCTTGAAGAACAACCGGATAAAACCAAAGTGAGTGCGATTGCGATGATCAGCGAACTGCGCCAGGTCACCACGCGCAAAGGCGATCGTATGGCCATCTTGCAATTGGAGGATCTCACCGGCAGTTGCGAAGCCGTCGTCTTTCCCAAGAGCTATGCCCGTCTCTCCGACCATCTGATTGCTGAAACCAGACTCCTTGTCTGGGCTGGTGTCGACCGACGTGATGAACGGGTGCAACTGATCATTGATGACTGCCGTGCTATCGACGATGTTCAGTTGCTGCTTGTGGAGTTATCCGGCGAACAAGCAAGCGACATCACCGTCCAACACAAACTGCGTGAGTGCCTGCAGCAGCACAGGCCAGACCGTGAGGAACTTGGCATCAAGGTTCCAGTGATCGCTGCAGTTCGTCTTGGAGAGTCCGTTCGGTATGTGCGACTTGGATCGCAATTTTGTGTAAGGGACCCTTTGTCCGCAAGCCGTGCTCTGCAATCTGAACAGTTCTCAGCACGGTGCAGTGGTCAGTTGGTCACCGGTTAG
- a CDS encoding cation:proton antiporter subunit C: MQVGLILSIPLVALLIIGCFGILNSKTIISSLFSLDVIDTATISIFVLIAAYSGSQTPIISDSPRYANYSDPYPQAIILTAIVIGFATQALLCSIALRLSRTTPLLRYKDLEK, from the coding sequence ATGCAAGTCGGCCTAATTCTTTCAATACCTCTCGTTGCCCTTTTGATTATTGGTTGTTTCGGAATTCTCAATTCCAAAACGATTATTAGTTCTTTGTTTTCCTTAGATGTTATCGATACCGCGACAATCAGTATTTTTGTATTGATTGCGGCCTATTCTGGATCCCAAACACCAATCATCTCTGATAGCCCTCGTTACGCGAATTATTCCGATCCATATCCTCAGGCTATCATTTTAACCGCAATCGTGATTGGATTTGCGACCCAAGCTTTATTGTGCTCTATTGCGCTGCGGTTGAGTCGTACTACCCCTCTCCTGCGCTACAAAGATTTGGAAAAATGA
- the gatA gene encoding Asp-tRNA(Asn)/Glu-tRNA(Gln) amidotransferase subunit GatA — translation MTISAWRQQLLDGEVSSRELVDQQLERIQSVDAQIHAFVELTADRARADADRIDAARAAGEELGALAGVPLAIKDNLCTRGVRTTCSSRMLETFVPPYESTVTERLWSSGAVLMGKTNLDEFAMGGSTETSAFGPTANPWNTDHVPGGSSGGSAAAVAAGECIAALGSDTGGSIRQPASFCGVVGLKPTYGRVSRWGLVAFASSLDQVGPFASSVADAAELLQVMAGPDPRDSTCLNVPVPNYISGLNQSVQGLRVGLIRECFEAKGLDPEVKQSVMAAASQLESLGAELVDVSCPRFTDGIATYYVIAPSEASANLARYDGVKYGYRAADAESLAAMTARSRAEGFGAEVQRRILIGTYALSAGYVDAYYKKAQQVRTLIRRDFDAAFQSVDVLLTPTAPSTAFLAGAHADNPLSMYLADLLTIPVNLAGLPAISVPCGFSSAGLPIGVQLIGNVLEEARILQVAHQYEQAAGVEAQRPSAALIP, via the coding sequence TCCGTTGATGCCCAGATCCATGCCTTTGTGGAGCTGACGGCCGATCGGGCGCGGGCCGATGCCGATCGTATTGATGCCGCCCGTGCAGCAGGCGAAGAGCTCGGCGCTCTGGCCGGAGTTCCCCTGGCCATCAAAGACAACCTCTGCACCCGCGGTGTTCGCACCACCTGTTCGAGTCGGATGCTGGAGACGTTTGTGCCTCCCTATGAGTCAACGGTGACCGAGCGGCTGTGGTCTTCCGGCGCCGTGTTGATGGGCAAGACCAACTTGGACGAGTTCGCCATGGGCGGCTCCACCGAGACCTCTGCCTTTGGCCCCACGGCTAATCCTTGGAACACAGATCATGTTCCTGGCGGGAGTTCCGGGGGAAGTGCGGCCGCTGTAGCCGCTGGAGAGTGCATCGCGGCCCTCGGTTCCGACACCGGAGGCTCGATTCGACAGCCCGCCTCCTTCTGCGGTGTGGTGGGTCTCAAGCCCACCTACGGACGTGTGAGTCGCTGGGGGCTTGTCGCGTTTGCCAGCTCTCTTGATCAGGTAGGTCCGTTCGCATCCTCTGTTGCAGACGCTGCGGAGCTTCTACAGGTGATGGCCGGTCCTGATCCGCGTGATTCCACCTGTCTCAACGTTCCTGTTCCCAATTACATCTCCGGGCTGAATCAATCGGTTCAGGGATTGAGGGTTGGTCTGATTCGCGAGTGCTTTGAGGCCAAGGGCCTGGATCCTGAGGTCAAGCAGTCCGTGATGGCGGCGGCCTCTCAGTTGGAGTCTCTCGGCGCTGAGCTCGTGGATGTGAGTTGTCCTCGCTTTACCGATGGCATCGCGACTTACTACGTGATCGCGCCTTCAGAGGCGTCGGCCAACCTCGCCCGCTACGACGGCGTCAAATACGGCTATCGAGCTGCCGATGCGGAGTCCCTGGCAGCCATGACGGCCCGCAGTCGCGCCGAGGGATTTGGCGCTGAGGTGCAGCGTCGGATTTTGATCGGCACCTACGCCCTTTCCGCTGGGTACGTCGACGCTTACTACAAAAAAGCTCAGCAGGTGCGGACCTTGATCCGTCGCGACTTTGATGCGGCCTTCCAAAGCGTGGATGTTCTGCTGACGCCGACGGCTCCATCCACGGCCTTCCTCGCGGGTGCCCACGCAGACAACCCCTTGTCCATGTATCTGGCTGACTTGCTCACGATTCCGGTGAATCTTGCAGGCTTGCCAGCCATCAGTGTTCCCTGTGGATTCAGCAGTGCTGGTTTGCCAATCGGGGTACAACTGATCGGCAACGTGCTCGAGGAGGCTCGGATTCTTCAGGTGGCCCATCAGTACGAACAGGCTGCGGGGGTCGAAGCACAACGCCCATCCGCGGCCTTGATTCCCTAA
- the rpsO gene encoding 30S ribosomal protein S15 — protein MSLDTGEKQQLINSHQTHGTDTGSPEVQVAMLTERISRLSSHLQKNNHDFSSRQGLLKMIGRRKRLLSYMRGKSEQRYTDIIGKLGIRG, from the coding sequence ATGTCGCTTGACACGGGCGAGAAGCAGCAACTGATCAACTCGCATCAGACCCATGGGACAGACACTGGGTCGCCGGAGGTGCAGGTTGCGATGCTGACGGAACGAATCAGTCGTCTCAGCAGCCACCTGCAGAAGAACAACCACGACTTCTCATCGAGACAGGGGTTGCTCAAGATGATCGGACGTCGAAAGCGTCTGCTGAGCTACATGCGTGGCAAGAGCGAGCAGCGCTATACAGACATCATCGGCAAGCTTGGCATTCGCGGTTGA
- a CDS encoding PAM68 family protein, translating to MGDQRKALPFEPDRGKTKSTSSTGKTQVQASQAIPKSVANRMARRVAVFTGLPTIAGMGVFVGSYVLITRGIADIAPGTTLAASGFCFLLGLGGLSYGVLSASWESKNGTLLGLENIRTNVQRLRSSIRAKKQDPS from the coding sequence ATGGGCGATCAACGCAAAGCGCTGCCCTTTGAGCCGGACAGGGGCAAGACAAAATCGACGTCATCAACTGGGAAAACCCAAGTCCAGGCGTCTCAAGCCATTCCAAAATCCGTGGCCAACCGAATGGCACGGAGAGTTGCCGTGTTCACCGGTCTGCCAACCATTGCTGGGATGGGTGTTTTTGTGGGTAGTTATGTCCTGATCACCCGTGGCATCGCAGACATTGCTCCAGGAACAACCCTTGCAGCATCGGGCTTCTGTTTCCTTTTGGGACTTGGAGGTCTGAGCTACGGGGTTCTGTCAGCCAGTTGGGAGTCCAAGAATGGCACTCTGTTGGGCTTGGAAAACATTCGAACGAATGTTCAGCGGCTACGCAGCTCCATCAGGGCCAAAAAACAAGATCCGTCCTGA
- a CDS encoding proton-conducting transporter membrane subunit: MIESPLFYALLTFLPATIGFLGCVFHRIFFPISLAYLAALSAFSLAGIFNSWETSYTLMWIGGIQFSFDQYTYPLLFGTSFSIFTSLLLFRKFLSHYFYQIALVLLTALIVSFSAVDLVSIYIALELTGFCAFLLIADRNDNKSLFLSFQYLIGGGLAMLIYLIGVISAFQFSTTFLIKDLSYATPIALCLIVAGLLTKAGIFICGLWVPNIYSHASPQSSAILAGCVTCAGIAPIARMSGDLVPIANSLVVIGVLSAVVAALYAVFERDDGRALGWSSVSQLGLAILSPTYACIYAMQHGVCKALLFSTLNPEDPATHEHHEKSQHHTSNSNHQPGLTKFQNYASLIVFVIASLSVMAFPLTSGFITKTLLKGDIPTNAKIIVSTSTLLTTTVYVRLIWSRIQVFLRKNRDIAINKDVQKIKFKWYFNQFYLVVCAIAIVSFSINNWSVLTYDNIMNSLSATGLGIILYASVVGLQAVKIVKPVTRTLDLVGAPFVVAALLLANLLYFKI; this comes from the coding sequence ATGATTGAGTCTCCACTTTTTTACGCATTACTAACATTTCTACCAGCAACGATTGGTTTTTTGGGATGTGTCTTTCATAGAATTTTTTTCCCAATCTCACTGGCTTATCTAGCTGCACTCTCAGCATTCTCGCTAGCAGGTATTTTTAACTCCTGGGAAACAAGCTATACATTGATGTGGATCGGTGGAATTCAATTTAGTTTTGATCAATATACGTATCCTCTTCTCTTTGGCACGAGTTTTTCTATCTTCACATCACTGTTGTTGTTCCGTAAATTTTTAAGTCATTACTTCTATCAAATAGCATTGGTTTTGCTGACAGCTCTGATCGTGTCGTTTTCCGCAGTCGATCTAGTCAGCATATACATTGCACTTGAATTAACTGGATTTTGTGCATTTCTTTTGATCGCTGATCGAAACGATAACAAATCTCTTTTCCTCTCTTTCCAGTATCTAATTGGTGGCGGATTGGCCATGCTGATTTACTTAATAGGAGTGATCAGTGCCTTTCAATTTTCCACAACTTTTTTAATTAAAGATCTTTCATATGCCACACCAATTGCATTGTGTTTGATTGTCGCTGGATTGTTAACCAAAGCTGGCATCTTTATTTGTGGTTTGTGGGTTCCAAATATTTACTCACATGCATCCCCTCAGTCCTCAGCCATCCTTGCTGGTTGTGTGACATGTGCTGGAATCGCTCCAATCGCAAGAATGAGCGGAGATTTGGTACCCATAGCCAATTCACTGGTTGTCATTGGTGTATTAAGTGCTGTTGTTGCAGCTCTTTATGCTGTCTTTGAGCGGGATGATGGACGTGCTCTTGGTTGGAGTTCCGTATCCCAGCTTGGTTTAGCGATTCTTTCTCCTACATATGCTTGTATTTATGCCATGCAACATGGTGTTTGCAAGGCATTACTTTTTTCAACTTTAAATCCGGAAGATCCTGCTACGCACGAGCATCACGAAAAGAGTCAACATCACACCTCAAACTCAAACCATCAACCAGGACTCACAAAATTCCAGAATTACGCATCCTTAATTGTATTTGTAATTGCAAGCCTATCCGTTATGGCATTCCCTCTAACATCAGGTTTTATCACAAAAACATTGCTAAAGGGAGATATTCCTACAAATGCAAAAATAATCGTTTCTACGTCAACATTGCTGACGACAACAGTCTATGTTCGTTTGATATGGTCCAGAATTCAGGTATTTTTGAGAAAAAATCGCGATATCGCAATTAATAAGGATGTTCAGAAAATCAAATTCAAGTGGTATTTTAATCAGTTTTATTTAGTGGTCTGCGCCATTGCAATAGTTTCATTCAGTATAAACAACTGGTCTGTGCTTACTTACGATAATATTATGAATTCTTTGAGTGCAACAGGATTGGGTATTATTCTTTACGCATCCGTGGTTGGATTGCAGGCAGTTAAAATTGTAAAACCAGTCACTCGGACTCTGGATTTGGTTGGAGCCCCCTTTGTTGTGGCAGCATTACTATTAGCTAATCTTC